The Lactuca sativa cultivar Salinas chromosome 2, Lsat_Salinas_v11, whole genome shotgun sequence genome includes a window with the following:
- the LOC128132365 gene encoding calcium-transporting ATPase 8, plasma membrane-type-like: MNSDVNVSPDVVAVSVLFILLIRFFTRHKKDDKDQVEFIAGKTSLGDAVDGAIKIFTVAVTIVVVAVPLVVTLTLAYSMRKMMADKVLVRRLSACETMGCYIFVD; the protein is encoded by the exons ATGAATTCAGATGTAAACGTCTCCCCAGATGTGGTGGCTGTATCTGTTCTTTTCATCCTTCTCATAAG GTTTTTTACCAGACACAAAAAGGACGATAAGGATCAAGTGGAGTTTATTGCTGGGAAAACTAGTCTTGGGGATGCTGTTGATGGAGCAATCAAAATTTTCACTGTTGCA GTCAcgattgttgttgttgcggttccATTAGTTGTCACATTAAC GCTAGCATACTCGATGCGAAAAATGATGGCGGATaaagtgttg GTTCGGAGGTTATCTGCTTGTGAAACAATGGGTTGTTATATATTTGTTGATTAA